In Setaria italica strain Yugu1 chromosome I, Setaria_italica_v2.0, whole genome shotgun sequence, the genomic window ATCACATGTCAGCTATTTCCCCCTTATTAAGAGGGTATTTTGTTCAAgcactaaagtttagtctaattaggagtattaaatataagttaattacgaaaccaattgcataaatgaagactaattcgcgatacgaatctattaaacctaattaatccataatttgacCATGTTGTCCGCATTAGGCCAGTCACATCTTGGTTGCCCTGGTCCATGTGCCAGCGACCGAGACGAGCCTTCATTCCGTGCATTATTTCAGGTTCCTACAGGTTACAGCAGCAGAGGCATGGCCTATTATTGGCGGCTCACACTCACTATCGATTGCTTTAGTAGCTAGAACAGCACATGACAGCATCAACGCACAAAAACAGCAGCTAATTTAACTTGAGATCAAAGGCCAATCAGCTAGCCTGCCGGCAGCACCAGTAGTCTAGTCTACTTGCCTTGCTCCTCCTGCGCGTGCTTGGGCTCATCAGAGTAGTTGGCGTGAGAGGAGACGCCGCCGGGGGGATGGCACTTGCTGAACACTCTGAAGGCGGACACTAGGGAGAGCGCGACGAAgcaggcgagcgcggcggcgtgcaGCGCCACGGACACGGTGGCCTTGCCGCAGAACCGGCTGAAGTAGGAGCAGACCTCGCCCCACGACACGTCCCGGTCGCCGCGGCGTGCCAGCTGCagtacctccgccgccgccgaggccgacgtCACCAGCAGGTACGCCGACGCCTGCAAGGGGCACCATGTCGTCCCGGGCAATGTCAGATCGAGAACGTCGCATGATTCTCCTAACGATCTTCAcagcaaacaaataaaaaaatatatgatcaACTTGTGTGCAAGGGCAGATATCTGTTGCTGGTGTCCATTGTGAAACACCTGTGTACTCTGCCCTGAGATGAATTCTCTCGGTCATGAATTGTCGCCTACCCTGTTCTGAATTTTAGTTTTCAACTTTTGCTCTGTTCTGAATCGGAGCTCGCATGATCCTATACAATTCCTAATTCCTATCTGCCACCAGTAGTCCACtacttctgagttctgaccaGTTTCTTGATGGACAATTATCTACTCAGTCCTCACCAATCAATTGGACAGCAACTACCTAAGATTGCATTCGGAGTAGTCAATCTCAAAAGCGAAAAATACAGAGAAGGTGTTGGGTCAGACAGACCTGATCCAGGACGAGAATCAGCCAGTCATACCGAGcgaaggacttgaacgacgacAGCAAGATGGATGCTACCGCGTAGGCAGCTGTAACGGCGTTGATGCCAACCAAATAGCTGAGGA contains:
- the LOC101764213 gene encoding CASP-like protein 2D1, whose translation is MAAMKLPELALRVCVIPLAVASLWEMATNRQVDDTYGEVRFSNLSGFTYLVGINAVTAAYAVASILLSSFKSFARYDWLILVLDQASAYLLVTSASAAAEVLQLARRGDRDVSWGEVCSYFSRFCGKATVSVALHAAALACFVALSLVSAFRVFSKCHPPGGVSSHANYSDEPKHAQEEQGK